Within the Leptospira ryugenii genome, the region CGTTTATTTTGAAAGCAATCAGTTGCTTACTAACCCATCATCTCAATCGGCATCATTTTTAGGAAAACTTCCTCAAAATTAAGAAACAACCAGAGGCAAACTTAAATGGTTTGCCTCTGCATATTAGGATGAAATCTCAATACCTTCCTTTTTTTGCATAGAACTGATAAACTCAGTACCAAAGCTGAGTTTTTTCGCAATGCTTGAGTTAGGTGCAATCACTCGCCAAAAAGGTGGGATTTCGTTAGCCTTCGTTCCTCCTTGGTACTTCTCAAAGGCAGATTCTGCAACGATTCTCAAAAATAATCCCGTGGTGACCGGACAAGTGGCGTCTGCCTTAAACCTTTTTGCCAAATCCTTTCGAACCTTTTTGATATCCACAAATTCTCCTTTGGGAATTTTTCGAATGTACTCTTCAAATATCTTTGGAGTAGCCACTAACATATCTGAGTCTTCTTCAATGTCTGAAAATCGTTTATCAATATGTTTAACTTTTGGCTCCGCCTTTTTATTTAGCTTATCATTCCATGGTTGTTTTGATTTTTCTTTCATCGAATGTTTCTCCTAGTGCCAAACTCAAATCTTTTAGATAGACTTCCATTACCTGATTCACGTCAAAGAAAAGATATGAAATCACTCTATAAAAGATAGAGGGAACTCGCACGGATTCCTGGAAGATTACTTTTGTTCCATCACCGTCTTTCTCAAGGATGCCTATCCATTCGGCATCCAAATATTCGGGCTCTAAAACTTTCATTTTCCAATAGTTAGGTTCCCTGGTCTCAATCGTTTGGAATTTAGTATGGATTCCTTGTTTTGCGATTTCAACCCAAACTTCGGGATTTTGCGAAATCACTTCGATTGATTCCACGTCCTTTCGCCAAGATGTTTGCCCCTGGATATTTCGAATTTGTTTCCACACTTGCTCTATACTGGTAGAGAACCTCGCTTCCTTTTTCACAAGGCGCTTTTCCGGTGCCTTAACTACAAGAAAAGCTACCAGAGCAAAGAGGATGCCGACAACGATTAGTATGATTTTCATATTGATCTCCTTAACTTCTAAAATAGCAGACTTAAGGAAAAACCAATTGACGATTCTTGCTAATCTTTCAGGCGGAATAGGATTTCGATTTCTGTGTTTCGATAGAAGGGTGGGATTTTATGATAAATTTCCCAAGCAGGTTCATTAGAAAGGGAAAGGTTTGGATTTTGCAATAAAAAATGGTACGCAATCTTATACGTTGCTTCTAAGTTTGCAATGCTCTCCGTATGATACAAAGATATATACTTACCTTTTCTGAATTTGACTTCTTCCAATGGAAAGGGAATCTCTTTTCTAAAATGCTTTGGAATCGGCACTCCAAATTCGATTCTCCGAAGGCTTGTATCTTCTAGTTTGGGTGGGTCGATACTCCGTCCATAGATGAGGAATGGTTCTCGAAATAATCCTAGTTGTAAACTTTTATCCAAAAGTATTTGCATTGTTCTTCTATAACTTCCGTTCGATCCTGAATGCCTGATCATACAAACATTTTCCATGTCTCTGTATTCACTTTTCCGGAATGGATTTTTTAAAATTTTGGACTGGATGGGAGTCAGTATGCTCCTTCCTGGGAACGGAACAGATTCTTTTGCCTTTCGATAGGCCTGCGGAGTGAGATGAAACAATTTTTTAAAATTTCGAATATATGTTTCCGTATTCTCAAATCCAATTTCGAAACTGATATCGGCAATCGATACATTTGTCATGAGAAGAAGTTGAATACTTTTCTCAAGTCGTACCTGGTTAAGGTAGTCGATACATGTTTGCCCAAAATAGGATTTAAAAAGCCTATGAAAATGAAAAACAGAAAGATGCGAAGATTTCGCCACATCGGAAAGAAGTAAAGTCTCTGAATAATTTTCTTCTAAGTAGCGACGAGCCCTCATCAATCGCATTGCTAAATCATTTTTCATAGTACAATTTTTTATTAGGTTTCATTTTACTTCGTGAGTGTATTTTCGAAGAAAGAAGTGTTGCCATCGGGGAAATGTTTGGTTCTATTTGTAATAAGTTTTGGTCAATTTTTCCATGAAGGATTCAAAAGAAGACTCTTTCTAAATTCCATGGAAAAATTGCCAGTGCGAGGATTTATTTTACGTTGTTCTGAATCCCCTTAACTTCGCTTTTCTTATAGACTATGGTTTTTCCATCTGAAGACACAGCGACAACTGAGTCGGCAGTAATAGCTGCTTTCACGTTTTTGATCACTTCGCCGTTTTTAAGAGTGATCACATCGTTGAAGTTGGCTTCATTGTTTTTTCCACTCGAAATCTCATTTTTGATCGGAACATTGTCACCAGTTACGACAGTGCACAAATTCTGATAGAGAGATAGTAGATTGAAGGTAGTTCTATTCACAGTGTAGATATTTGTGATTCTACCATTGTTTGCCGCTTTTTCTGCTGAGGCATCCCCAAAAGCCGCCAATAGAATGAAATTGTGAACACATGCACTACCAGTTAAAGGGCCATCCAACTTTCCTCGACTACCTAATCCTTGTTTTGTGGAACTAAAAATAGCTCCTTGCGGTCCAAAACCAGTTCCATATCCAATTGTAATACAAGCATTCATGAAAATGCCAACGAAAAGAACTAAAGTATATATTCTGAAATTCTTCATCTTGAGCCTCTCACGACTGTACAAAAAGTATGGATACCAAACCAATTTGGATAAAATCGATGGGTTACACTTCTTATGTTTTTGATTGAAGATTTTTCGGCCGCCTTATTTACGGAAGCATCTCCAATTGATACGAGTGCAAAAATTGACCTGGCACAAGCTTCTCCTTCCGCATCTGTTACTTCAAAACCTGATGCACTAAAACTTGATTTTCCATCGTTAAAAAAATAAGTGTTTGCGGGGTTGCCAACGGTGACTGCATAACAATTTCCAAGCATCATTGTTAGCAGGCCCAAGCCCATAATTCGCGATAGTCTTTGCAGCATATTAGTCCCCTCTTATGACTGTGCACTGCTTAGAGAAAAGACCCAGAATTGAAAGTCCTTCCAAATCTATTGTGTTCACTTTTGCAATACCAACAGAATTTGCCGCAGCCGTAACACTTGCATCTCCAAAGGCAATCAATCCTAAGATCGAATACGTACAAGCAGAGCCGGTTTTTGCTCCAGTATTTGAGATTCCATGAATCCCGATTTTAGTAGAGGTGAAAATTCCACCTTGCGGACCAAAACCTGTTGTACTGCACTGGATTGTAAACATCACAGCAAATAAAAAAATGAGTAGAAACCTTTCTACAAACTTGTGTTTTCTCATCATAGTCTCCAATTTTTGTTTTCAGAATGATTGAATGCAATCTTCTACGGGTTATCAAATGTTATCGCGATCGAATCTTCAAGGAGTTTTTTGTTCCAAGAAATACTTCAAGGCATAAAACATAAAATCTGTCTATTTGGCCTGGAATCATAGATGTAGAAAGAAAATCCTTCCGAAAATGAAACCATGAGTGGTATTCGAATGGTTACAGAAAAGTAAAGATCAATCAGTAATCTTTATACTTTCCTTTTAGTGAGAGTGACACTTCTGGGAAAAGCGATGGCTCTTAAATCTCGTTTTAAATAGAAACGAGCATCCATCAGCCGAAGAGCTAAATCATACTTTACAATGGAATTTTTTTATTGAGTTTCTTCTTAGAAATTAGATAATAAAATCCCAACTAGGAGAGAAATTGTCCATTTATTTCACTGATCTTTCCGCAGGACGAGTGGCTCCTATGATACTCTCTCTGCTATGTTGCTTTTTTTTTCTATATAAGAGAAAATCAAAAGATTTGGGTTCCTTTTGGTTTTCATTGTACTTTGGTTTTTTGTTTGTCTTTAACTTTGGTTACTGGTTCGGATATAGTATTTTCCATCCCATAGGATCATACGGATGGTTGTTTGCCTGTGCCATTGCTTTTGCAGCATTGTCTCGCCTGCAAATCTCGTATTCCTTTCCCTCGGAAGTATTCAAAAAAGAAA harbors:
- a CDS encoding TRL domain-containing protein yields the protein MKNFRIYTLVLFVGIFMNACITIGYGTGFGPQGAIFSSTKQGLGSRGKLDGPLTGSACVHNFILLAAFGDASAEKAANNGRITNIYTVNRTTFNLLSLYQNLCTVVTGDNVPIKNEISSGKNNEANFNDVITLKNGEVIKNVKAAITADSVVAVSSDGKTIVYKKSEVKGIQNNVK
- a CDS encoding TRL domain-containing protein produces the protein MLQRLSRIMGLGLLTMMLGNCYAVTVGNPANTYFFNDGKSSFSASGFEVTDAEGEACARSIFALVSIGDASVNKAAEKSSIKNIRSVTHRFYPNWFGIHTFCTVVRGSR
- a CDS encoding helix-turn-helix domain-containing protein, encoding MKNDLAMRLMRARRYLEENYSETLLLSDVAKSSHLSVFHFHRLFKSYFGQTCIDYLNQVRLEKSIQLLLMTNVSIADISFEIGFENTETYIRNFKKLFHLTPQAYRKAKESVPFPGRSILTPIQSKILKNPFRKSEYRDMENVCMIRHSGSNGSYRRTMQILLDKSLQLGLFREPFLIYGRSIDPPKLEDTSLRRIEFGVPIPKHFRKEIPFPLEEVKFRKGKYISLYHTESIANLEATYKIAYHFLLQNPNLSLSNEPAWEIYHKIPPFYRNTEIEILFRLKD
- a CDS encoding SRPBCC family protein, producing the protein MKIILIVVGILFALVAFLVVKAPEKRLVKKEARFSTSIEQVWKQIRNIQGQTSWRKDVESIEVISQNPEVWVEIAKQGIHTKFQTIETREPNYWKMKVLEPEYLDAEWIGILEKDGDGTKVIFQESVRVPSIFYRVISYLFFDVNQVMEVYLKDLSLALGETFDERKIKTTME
- a CDS encoding TRL-like family protein; amino-acid sequence: MMRKHKFVERFLLIFLFAVMFTIQCSTTGFGPQGGIFTSTKIGIHGISNTGAKTGSACTYSILGLIAFGDASVTAAANSVGIAKVNTIDLEGLSILGLFSKQCTVIRGD